In a genomic window of Roseiflexus castenholzii DSM 13941:
- a CDS encoding TPR end-of-group domain-containing protein, with amino-acid sequence MGALLGGLYKLIRWIIELRRERQRGGEGQPFIIIPPGGDVLAVALPDPLDSPLNDRRIPYVERLPGRSVRRAMEDLLLQQRALLVCGKSGLGKTREAAHLAQTPSAEGWTVLYLPPDRWLEPPARRLEGVPDHKLLLFVDDLSRRCGSGRREVSLRADSLAQPLTLPFQERLLKTLRACFAAICGDIEEALRLLDIALQKRQTSRQWARQAPDLRALHGDPRFEQLTAS; translated from the coding sequence GTGGGCGCGCTGCTCGGCGGACTGTACAAACTCATCCGCTGGATCATCGAGTTGCGGCGCGAACGACAGCGCGGCGGCGAGGGACAACCCTTCATCATCATCCCGCCCGGTGGCGACGTGCTGGCCGTGGCCCTGCCCGACCCACTCGATTCCCCGCTCAACGACCGCCGCATCCCCTACGTAGAGCGCCTGCCAGGGCGCAGCGTGCGCCGCGCGATGGAAGACCTGCTCCTCCAGCAGCGCGCCCTGCTGGTCTGTGGCAAAAGCGGACTGGGCAAAACCCGCGAGGCCGCTCACCTGGCGCAAACGCCGAGTGCCGAAGGCTGGACGGTGCTCTATCTCCCGCCCGACCGCTGGCTGGAACCCCCGGCCCGCCGGCTGGAGGGCGTCCCCGACCATAAACTGCTGCTTTTCGTGGACGACCTCAGCCGCCGCTGCGGGAGCGGCCGCCGCGAGGTCAGCCTGCGCGCCGATTCGCTCGCCCAGCCGCTCACCCTGCCCTTTCAGGAACGCCTGCTCAAGACCCTCCGCGCCTGCTTTGCCGCCATCTGTGGCGACATCGAAGAAGCCCTGCGCCTGCTGGACATCGCCCTGCAAAAACGCCAGACTTCACGCCAATGGGCGCGCCAGGCCCCCGACCTGCGTGCTCTGCACGGTGATCCGCGCTTTGAGCAATTGACCGCGTCGTAG
- a CDS encoding BTAD domain-containing putative transcriptional regulator yields MLLCYENLEFVSQLSLTLLGTLAITLDGQPVAGIESDKARALLVRLALEPERAFRREALSALLWPEAAPAQASQNLRQALYNLRRALGEAFLLTTPHTVQFNAAADVTVDALTWRRLWSETQTHRHRRRETCRPCLERLAQAIALYRGDLLAGFALQDSAEFDDWLAVERERLHVQALEALTLLANAAERRGDYPAAQEYVRRLLALEPWQEAAHRHLMRLLALDGRRAAALAQFEVCRRALADELGLAPDEETRALHARIRAGEPLSAAMPLPPAPPTDLPLQLTSFIGRERELTLLSERLSNPAYRLITLTGPGGVGKTRLALQLAATLAEQFADGVSWISLSDAVTESNLILAIADALHLRLSGAQDLRAQLLQALRHDRRDLLLVLDNFEQLLPVGGATLVLEVMRAAPRLTLLVTSRERLNLQAESVLPLEGLGYDLPAPDAPPSEAAQLFVERAGRARMDLSVGAADQTMIAEICHLLEGLPLGIELAAAWAGEMSLEGIAEAITVTRDFLASSSPDMPDRHRSLRVVFEGSWQLLSPEEQFALMRVSIFRGGFQSEAAQHVAGVSAAMLSRLVRKSLLFLDGPRVRYGLHGDIRYYAAEKLAAQPSTAQEMAARHAAYFADLVQQREQALRGRAQQAVQAELEPEWQNVLAAWQWAIAHGDEALLTRLTHGLFAFCEAKSWFREGAALFQPALERMREAARADLAAAALLRRLLGRQAVFCRQLSQYAQAHQLIEEGLALPGLPDDEERAFLLYQKSWVDFLQARYAQARQWAEASLERYRALGQPVGIGDSLYMLGWTAYELGDFAAAEALCLEARAVCAQADYAWGVQYAIYGLGLVRRAQGDYAAARRCFEENMTFCDAIGYLWGVAQARINLGLVALAEGNVEESEAHFQKSLLIGEQIGNAWVNAQSQKGLSDAALVRRDLSTALTLAERSLALYQAMQDRDGMADSLLLLSQVALASGDLPAAHRALTEAEGLIQATENGFRAARALVQRVGILLREGETAQARALLEETLRHPACEASIHKRAMEALRGAGYLAPPAESDIRHRTPEWKP; encoded by the coding sequence GTGCTACTATGCTACGAGAATTTAGAATTCGTGTCGCAGCTCTCGCTCACTCTATTGGGGACACTGGCGATCACCCTGGATGGCCAGCCCGTCGCCGGCATCGAGTCGGACAAGGCGCGCGCGCTGCTGGTCCGGCTGGCGCTGGAGCCGGAGCGCGCTTTCCGACGCGAGGCGCTGAGCGCGCTCTTGTGGCCCGAAGCCGCGCCCGCACAGGCTTCCCAGAACCTCCGTCAGGCGCTCTACAACCTGCGCCGCGCCCTCGGCGAAGCCTTTTTGCTGACGACGCCCCACACCGTGCAGTTCAACGCGGCTGCCGACGTGACGGTGGACGCGCTGACCTGGCGCCGCCTGTGGAGTGAGACGCAGACGCATCGCCACCGCCGCCGCGAGACCTGCCGTCCCTGCCTGGAACGCCTGGCGCAGGCCATCGCCCTCTATCGCGGCGACCTGCTGGCCGGGTTCGCGCTCCAAGATAGCGCAGAGTTCGACGACTGGCTGGCCGTCGAGCGCGAACGGCTGCACGTGCAGGCCCTGGAGGCGCTGACGTTGCTGGCGAACGCCGCCGAGCGGCGCGGCGATTACCCTGCCGCGCAGGAGTACGTGCGGCGATTGTTGGCCCTGGAACCCTGGCAGGAGGCCGCGCATCGGCATCTGATGCGCCTGCTGGCCCTGGACGGCCGGCGCGCGGCGGCGCTGGCGCAGTTCGAGGTCTGTCGCCGCGCGCTGGCCGACGAGCTGGGCCTGGCGCCGGATGAGGAAACCCGCGCCCTCCACGCGCGCATCCGCGCCGGCGAGCCGCTCTCCGCCGCGATGCCGCTTCCCCCCGCGCCGCCCACCGACCTGCCGCTGCAACTCACCTCGTTCATCGGCCGTGAGCGCGAGTTGACGCTGTTGAGCGAGCGCCTGAGCAACCCCGCCTACCGCCTCATCACCCTCACCGGGCCGGGCGGGGTGGGAAAGACGCGCCTGGCGCTGCAACTCGCGGCGACCCTAGCGGAACAGTTTGCCGATGGCGTCTCTTGGATCTCGCTGAGCGACGCCGTCACCGAAAGCAACCTGATTCTGGCGATTGCCGACGCGCTGCACCTGCGCCTTTCCGGCGCACAAGACCTGCGCGCGCAACTCTTGCAGGCGCTGCGTCACGACCGGCGCGACCTGCTGCTGGTGCTGGACAATTTCGAGCAACTGTTGCCTGTCGGCGGCGCGACGCTGGTACTGGAGGTGATGCGCGCCGCCCCGCGCCTCACGCTGCTGGTCACCTCGCGCGAACGGCTGAATCTGCAAGCCGAGTCGGTGCTCCCGCTAGAGGGCCTGGGCTACGATCTGCCCGCTCCTGACGCGCCGCCCTCCGAAGCCGCGCAGTTGTTCGTCGAGCGCGCCGGACGTGCCCGAATGGACCTGAGCGTAGGCGCGGCAGACCAGACGATGATCGCGGAGATTTGTCATCTGCTGGAAGGCTTGCCGCTGGGCATTGAGCTGGCCGCCGCTTGGGCCGGTGAAATGTCGCTGGAAGGCATCGCTGAAGCCATCACCGTCACGCGCGATTTCCTCGCCTCCAGCAGTCCCGACATGCCCGACCGTCACCGCAGCCTGCGCGTGGTCTTTGAAGGCTCCTGGCAATTGCTTTCTCCGGAAGAGCAGTTCGCGCTGATGCGGGTTTCCATCTTTCGCGGCGGCTTTCAATCTGAGGCCGCGCAGCACGTCGCCGGGGTGAGCGCGGCAATGCTCAGCCGTCTGGTGCGCAAATCGTTGCTCTTCCTGGACGGGCCGCGCGTCCGCTACGGGCTGCACGGCGACATCCGCTACTATGCGGCGGAGAAACTGGCGGCGCAGCCGTCCACTGCCCAGGAGATGGCCGCGCGTCACGCCGCGTATTTTGCCGACCTGGTGCAGCAGCGAGAACAGGCCCTGCGCGGACGCGCGCAGCAGGCAGTGCAGGCCGAGCTGGAACCCGAATGGCAGAACGTGCTCGCCGCGTGGCAATGGGCCATCGCCCACGGCGACGAGGCGCTGCTCACCCGCCTGACCCACGGGCTGTTTGCCTTTTGCGAAGCCAAATCCTGGTTCCGCGAAGGTGCGGCCCTCTTCCAGCCCGCTTTAGAGCGGATGCGGGAAGCGGCCCGCGCCGACCTGGCGGCCGCCGCGCTGCTCCGTCGCCTGCTGGGGCGGCAGGCCGTCTTTTGCCGACAACTCTCGCAGTACGCGCAAGCGCATCAGTTAATTGAAGAGGGCCTAGCCTTGCCGGGCCTGCCCGACGACGAGGAGCGCGCGTTCCTGCTGTATCAAAAGTCCTGGGTGGATTTTTTGCAGGCGCGGTACGCGCAGGCGCGCCAGTGGGCCGAGGCAAGCCTGGAGCGTTACCGCGCACTGGGGCAGCCGGTGGGCATCGGCGACAGCCTCTATATGCTCGGCTGGACGGCCTACGAGTTGGGGGATTTTGCCGCCGCCGAGGCGCTCTGCCTGGAGGCGCGGGCGGTGTGTGCGCAGGCCGATTATGCCTGGGGAGTGCAGTACGCCATCTATGGGCTGGGGCTGGTGCGACGCGCGCAGGGGGACTATGCCGCCGCCCGCCGCTGTTTCGAGGAGAACATGACGTTTTGCGACGCCATCGGCTACCTGTGGGGCGTGGCACAGGCGCGCATCAACCTGGGGCTGGTGGCACTGGCCGAGGGCAACGTGGAAGAGTCCGAAGCGCACTTTCAAAAGAGCCTGCTCATCGGCGAGCAGATCGGCAATGCATGGGTCAACGCGCAAAGCCAGAAGGGCCTGAGCGATGCGGCTTTGGTGCGCCGCGACCTATCCACTGCGCTGACCCTGGCGGAGCGCAGCCTGGCGCTCTATCAAGCGATGCAGGATCGGGATGGGATGGCGGATAGCTTGCTGCTGCTGAGCCAGGTCGCGCTGGCAAGCGGTGACCTCCCCGCCGCCCACCGCGCCCTGACGGAAGCCGAGGGGTTGATCCAGGCTACGGAAAACGGCTTCCGCGCCGCCAGGGCGCTGGTTCAGCGGGTGGGCATCCTGCTGCGGGAAGGGGAAACTGCGCAGGCGCGGGCGCTGCTGGAGGAAACGCTGCGCCATCCGGCCTGCGAGGCGTCCATCCACAAGCGGGCTATGGAGGCGCTGCGTGGAGCCGGCTACCTTGCCCCGCCTGCCGAAAGCGACATTCGTCACAGAACACCTGAGTGGAAGCCATAG
- a CDS encoding transposase — MAAFYRRNLPHIHPSHATFFITFRLAGSLPPEIIERLREEFQAEERRLQQTLSGAALLSERYKIQKKFFGRYDAWLDQMAHGPTWLRQPEIAQLVADEIRRLDGAHYDLWAYCIMPNHVHLLVNMARFGDVDTRGHPSALSRALHLLKGRTARYANRLLGRSGKFWQDESYDHVVRDEAELQRILQYIVNNPVRQVLLPIGKTGPIRL, encoded by the coding sequence ATGGCTGCTTTTTACCGCCGCAATCTACCGCACATCCATCCCAGCCATGCGACCTTCTTTATCACCTTTCGGCTGGCGGGCTCGCTGCCGCCGGAGATCATCGAACGTCTGCGGGAGGAATTCCAGGCAGAGGAACGGCGGCTGCAACAAACCCTGAGCGGCGCGGCACTGCTGAGCGAACGATACAAAATCCAAAAGAAATTCTTTGGACGCTACGATGCATGGCTGGATCAGATGGCGCACGGCCCGACCTGGCTGCGTCAGCCGGAAATTGCCCAACTCGTTGCGGACGAGATTCGGCGCCTGGATGGCGCGCACTATGACCTGTGGGCCTATTGCATCATGCCCAACCACGTTCACCTGCTGGTGAATATGGCACGTTTTGGTGACGTTGATACCAGAGGGCATCCTTCCGCACTGAGCCGGGCCTTGCATCTGCTCAAAGGACGCACGGCGCGCTACGCCAACCGCTTGCTGGGTCGCAGCGGAAAATTCTGGCAGGACGAAAGTTACGATCATGTCGTCCGTGACGAGGCGGAATTGCAGCGTATTCTCCAGTACATCGTCAACAATCCTGTCAGGCAGGTCTTGTTGCCGATTGGCAAGACTGGCCCTATACGTTTGTAG